A stretch of the Carassius carassius chromosome 6, fCarCar2.1, whole genome shotgun sequence genome encodes the following:
- the LOC132142641 gene encoding 40-kDa huntingtin-associated protein-like, with protein MAAEGDFLTRYRAVSNKLKKRFLRKPNVAEASEQFGQLAKELKQQDCPQYAAFCNLAMARCEQTLFNAPGEALALTDAARLFLASELETRALRAPGFDENMQAAMNCYSFAIKVYIEMNQPVMAASLSLELGNALKEMNRPGEAIVHFQRAAELQIQTPIEALQSLWEMAYCKILTRDHDGALAVLSEMQHMCQERGLQLPGTNTPVGAYMDIIAKCEISRVLLLMLLEPPPQKLLPEHAQTLERYAWESFDSHSQVNFLPENLFLLLQSVVMACQEKDTESLKALQTELWPLLSAEQNHLLHLVVQERITPSGQGI; from the exons ATGGCAGCCGAGGGAGATTTTCTGACGCGCTACCGGGCGGTGTCAAATAAACTGAAAAA ACGTTTTCTCCGGAAGCCTAATGTCGCTGAAGCAAGTGAACAATTCG GTCAGCTGGCCAAGGAGCTCAAACAGCAGGACTGTCCTCAGTATGCTGCCTTCTGTAATCTCGCCATGGCCCG CTGTGAGCAGACCCTGTTCAACGCTCCAGGAGAAGCCCTGGCTTTGACTGATGCAGCCAGACTCTTTCTGGCCTCAGAACTGGAAACCAGAGCACTGAGGGCTCCCGGGTTCGATGAGAATATGCAGGCAGCCATGAACTGCTATAGTTTTGCTATTAAG GTCTATATTGAGATGAATCAGCCTGTTATGGCAGCCAGTCTCTCACTGGAGCTTGGCAATGCTCTGAAG gAGATGAACAGACCCGGGGAGGCGATAGTTCACTTCCAGAGAGCCGCAGAACTGCAGATTCAGACTCCGATTGAGGCCCTGCAGTCACTCTGGGAAATGGCCTACTGCAAAATACTGACCC gtgatcatGATGGCGCTCTTGCTGTTCTCTCTGAAATGCAGCACATGTGCCAGGAAAGAGGACTACAGCTACCTGGGACAAATACCCCTGTCG GAGCATATATGGATATCATAGCAAAGTGCGAAATCTCCAGGGTATTACTTCTTATGTTGCTTGag CCTCCCCCTCAAAAGCTGTTACCCGAGCATGCTCAAACACTAGAACGATATGCCTGGGAATCCTTCGACTCACACAGTCAGG TAAACTTCCTTCCAGAAAATTTGTTCCTCCTCCTGCAGTCGGTTGTG ATGGCCTGTCAGGAAAAGGATACAGAATCTCTCAAGGCTCTCCAGACAGAACTATG GCCTCTCCTTTCGGCAGAACAGAATCATCTCCTCCATTTAGTGGTTCAGGAACGAATTACACCCTCCGGTCAGGGCATATGA
- the LOC132142642 gene encoding uncharacterized protein LOC132142642, with product MYVAKPVLCWIIILCFRQETQAKPTISMLNRTRVALAGETLHFKLSVCIPANYTTNKLKLYHNQSRRIIWSRELKSEFFETTKLEMARIKMHNSSSSGNYYFYYTDQKVHWVVQVRDKGYQQQLELDSAIITMMAFSGILLIFSVAGSLYILKSYKEHPACRDDKNVADQRPGWSDEVILDEDAASTQLYTALQYRSSSIYDAMHLDAMHEENTKKTSDEKKREEQEDEVFDLVYENM from the exons ATGTATGTAGCTAAGCCTGTTCTCTGTTGGATCATAATTCTGTGCTTTAGGCAGGAAACTCAAG CCAAACCTACGATCTCTATGCTGAACAGAACCAGAGTGGCACTAGCAGGAGAAACTCTTCATTTCAAACTGTCAGTGTGTATCCCAGCAAACTACACCACTAACAAACTTAAATTGTACCATAATCAGAGCAGAAGGATAATTTGGAGTAGAGAACTTAAAAGTGAATTTTTTGAAACTACAAAGTTGGAGATGGCACGTATCAAAATGCACAATAGTTCCAGTTCTGGCAATTACTACTTTTATTATACAGATCAGAAGGTGCATTGGGTGGTTCAAGTGAGAG ATAAGGGTTATCAGCAGCAACTTGAGTTAGACAGTGCCATCATCACAATGATGGCATTTTCAGGAATTCTGCTCATCTTCAGTGTTGCTGGGTCACTTTACATATTAAAAAGCTACAAG gaaCATCCTGCTTGTAGAGATGACAAAAATGTTGCAGACCAGAGGCCAGGTTGGAGTGATGAAGTGATACTGGATGAAGATGCTGCATCTACACAACTTTACACC GCGCTACAATACAGATCAAGCTCCATTTATGATGCAATGCATCTAGATGCGATGCATGaagaaaacacaaagaaaacatcTGATGAAAAG AAGCGCGAAGAACAAGAAGATGAAGTATTTGATTTGGTTTATGAAAACATGTGA
- the LOC132142639 gene encoding epithelial membrane protein 2-like, which produces MFKALTGICLLHLTTIFFLFWATIDDAWWFTENLYTDLWGRWVMENNDNVWVYMDIPTSYRKDYLQAVQAFAVLSCLFAVFSLCVFMFQLFTLGKGKRFTISGVLQLISCFCIMVALSVYSDHFHRGEKNGWYGWSYVMAWFGWLLTLFTGIMYIILRKRVD; this is translated from the exons ATGTTCAAGGCCCTGACAGGAATCTGTTTGCTTCATCTGACTACAATTTTCTTCCTATTTTGGGCAACTATTGATGAT GCATGGTGGTTCACAGAGAACCTTTATACAGACTTGTGGGGCAGATGGGTGATGGAGAACAATGATAATGTCTGGGTGTACATGGACATACCAACCTCTTACCGGAAAG ACTATCTCCAGGCGGTTCAGGCATTTGCAGTTCTGTCCTGCCTGTTTGCTGTGTTCTCTCTGTGCGTGTTCATGTTCCAGCTCTTTACTCTGGGCAAAGGAAAGCGGTTCACCATCTCTGGGGTCCTGCAGCTCATCTCCT GTTTCTGCATTATGGTGGCTCTGTCAGTCTACAGCGATCACTTTCACAGAGGTGAGAAGAATGGCTGGTATGGCTGGTCCTACGTCATGGCCTGGTTCGGGTGGCTGCTGACCCTCTTCACTGGAATTATGTACATCATTCTGCGCAAAAGAGTGGATTAA